The Daucus carota subsp. sativus chromosome 9, DH1 v3.0, whole genome shotgun sequence genome window below encodes:
- the LOC108201613 gene encoding CASP-like protein 1, which translates to MASISPRSPPVALELEKNSQASTTTSKFVFHDVILRVFLFATSLTSLVALVTSKQTETIPVPFPPYRASVAAEFTDLPAFIYSSAVLSVTCFYSIITTILSFFALVKRSTTSTKLMSCVFSVDVLLLGILASATGASGEVAYLELKGNSNVGWHKICNVYDSYCRHIGFSVLTSIFSSMVLAFLIILYIITVSRR; encoded by the exons ATGGCCTCGATCAGTCCCAGATCTCCACCAGTGGCACTAGAGCTTGAGAAGAATAGTCAGGCCAGTACTACAACTAGCAAATTTGTGTTCCATGATGTGATATTGAGGGTCTTCTTGTTTGCAACATCCCTAACGTCACTTGTAGCTCTAGTGACCAGTAAGCAAACTGAAACGATTCCCGTGCCTTTCCCACCTTACCGAGCATCTGTTGCAGCTGAATTCACTGATTTACCAGCCTTCAT ATATTCGTCAGCTGTCCTCTCAGTGACTTGCTTCTACAGCATAATTACTACCATCTTATCTTTTTTTGCACTCGTGAAACGTTCTACAACATCAACAAAGTTGATGTCATGTGTTTTCTCCGTAGATGTG CTACTCTTAGGTATTTTAGCTTCAGCAACTGGAGCCTCAGGTGAAGTAGCCTACTTAGAACTCAAAGGAAACTCAAATGTAGGATGGCACAAGATCTGCAATGTCTATGATTCCTACTGCCGACACATTGGATTCTCGGTTTTAACCTCAATCTTTTCCTCCATGGTGCTAGCATTCCTGATCATCCTCTACATCATTACTGTATCACGAAGATAA
- the LOC108201614 gene encoding CASP-like protein 1 produces MASISPRSPPVALELEKNSQASTTTSKFVFHDVILRVFLFATSLTSLVALVTSKQTETIPVPFPPYRASVAAEFTDLPAFIYSSAVLSVTCFYSIITTILSFFALVKRSTTSTKLMSCVFSVDVLLLGILASATGASGEVAYLGLKGNSNVGWHKICNVYDSYCRHIGFSVLTSIFSSMVLAFLIILYIITVSRR; encoded by the exons ATGGCCTCGATCAGTCCCAGATCTCCACCAGTGGCACTAGAGCTTGAGAAGAATAGTCAGGCCAGTACTACAACTAGCAAATTTGTGTTCCATGATGTGATATTGAGGGTCTTCTTGTTTGCAACATCCCTAACGTCACTTGTAGCTCTAGTGACCAGTAAGCAAACCGAAACGATTCCCGTGCCTTTCCCACCTTACCGAGCATCTGTTGCAGCTGAATTCACTGATTTACCAGCCTTCAT ATATTCGTCAGCTGTCCTCTCAGTGACTTGCTTCTACAGCATAATTACTACCATCTTATCTTTTTTTGCACTCGTGAAACGTTCTACAACATCAACAAAGTTGATGTCATGTGTTTTCTCCGTAGATGTG CTACTCTTAGGTATTTTAGCTTCAGCAACTGGAGCCTCAGGTGAAGTAGCCTACTTAGGACTCAAAGGAAACTCAAATGTAGGATGGCACAAGATCTGCAATGTCTATGATTCCTACTGCCGACACATTGGATTCTCGGTTTTAACCTCAATCTTTTCCTCCATGGTGCTAGCATTCCTGATCATCCTCTACATCATTACTGTATCACGAAGATAA